A stretch of Rubinisphaera margarita DNA encodes these proteins:
- a CDS encoding Hsp20/alpha crystallin family protein — protein sequence MNNHSDEREEQSQESSESQTHELTIRRETESRSDEGNISSRSPEDSAIQARRLLFTPPIDIFGTEEGLVLRADLPGVSVERLELQIEDNKLTLFGRVKEIIPDEAKLLHQEYQVGDFYRSFILSDELDYERISAKMTHGVLEISLPRIPRARPRKIHVQAD from the coding sequence GTGAATAATCATTCGGACGAACGCGAAGAGCAATCTCAGGAAAGCTCCGAGTCGCAGACCCACGAACTGACCATCCGTCGGGAAACGGAATCCCGTAGCGACGAGGGGAACATTTCCTCCCGCAGTCCTGAAGATTCCGCGATTCAGGCACGCCGTCTGCTCTTCACACCTCCGATCGATATCTTCGGCACCGAAGAAGGGCTTGTCTTACGGGCCGATCTTCCCGGTGTCTCGGTGGAACGACTGGAACTTCAGATCGAGGACAACAAGCTGACTCTATTCGGGCGGGTCAAGGAAATTATTCCGGACGAAGCCAAGCTGTTGCATCAGGAGTATCAGGTCGGCGACTTCTATCGGTCGTTTATTTTGAGTGATGAGCTCGATTATGAGCGAATCTCTGCGAAAATGACTCATGGCGTCCTGGAGATCTCGCTTCCGAGAATTCCCCGGGCTCGACCACGGAAAATTCATGTCCAGGCGGATTGA
- a CDS encoding Hsp20/alpha crystallin family protein codes for MPVFRWGNAWGSLEEFEREMDRLLQSMQMSSRNARSLRAFPAVNLYEFDNQLIITAEIPGVLPEDLDLSISSGVLTIRGQRSVDSSIPQDQFRRQERMHGKWERVLNLPERVNEDELTAELKEGVLKITLPRAPQTQARQIPVITS; via the coding sequence ATGCCTGTTTTTCGCTGGGGGAATGCCTGGGGATCGCTGGAAGAATTTGAGCGGGAAATGGATCGCCTGCTGCAGAGTATGCAGATGTCGAGCCGCAACGCCCGCTCGCTTCGAGCGTTTCCCGCAGTCAATCTCTACGAGTTCGACAACCAGCTCATCATCACCGCCGAAATCCCGGGCGTCCTGCCGGAAGATCTCGACCTGAGCATTTCTTCGGGCGTGCTGACGATTCGCGGACAGCGGTCGGTCGACAGTTCGATTCCTCAGGATCAGTTCCGTCGCCAGGAAAGAATGCACGGGAAATGGGAGCGAGTGCTGAACCTGCCTGAGCGGGTCAATGAAGACGAATTGACCGCGGAGCTGAAGGAAGGCGTGTTGAAAATCACACTGCCTCGTGCCCCTCAGACGCAGGCCCGGCAGATTCCAGTCATCACATCCTGA
- the coaD gene encoding pantetheine-phosphate adenylyltransferase, with the protein MLDTGHAVYVGSFDPLTLGHEDVIRRGAHIFRQLTVGIGINPDKKPLFSPEERLQLIRDVVADLDNVQVDTFTGLAVDFVKQHQAAVMLRGVRTLSDIEAEFTMTLANHTLEPEIESVFLMASEQYTHISSSLIKQIAQMGRDSAADKLAQFVPPQIIKPLVAKYS; encoded by the coding sequence ATGCTGGACACCGGACACGCCGTGTATGTGGGGAGCTTCGATCCCTTGACGCTCGGGCATGAAGATGTGATCCGTCGCGGAGCTCATATTTTTCGCCAGCTCACAGTCGGCATCGGGATCAACCCGGACAAGAAACCGTTGTTCTCGCCCGAAGAGAGACTGCAGCTCATTCGCGATGTCGTCGCGGATCTCGATAACGTGCAGGTCGATACCTTCACAGGGCTGGCCGTTGATTTCGTCAAGCAGCATCAGGCCGCCGTGATGCTTCGCGGCGTGCGGACGCTTTCGGATATCGAAGCCGAGTTCACAATGACCCTGGCCAACCACACGCTGGAGCCGGAGATTGAATCGGTGTTCCTGATGGCCAGCGAGCAGTACACGCATATTTCGAGTTCGCTCATCAAACAGATCGCCCAGATGGGCCGCGACTCAGCCGCGGACAAACTGGCGCAGTTTGTCCCTCCGCAGATCATCAAACCGCTGGTGGCGAAGTACTCGTAA
- a CDS encoding thioredoxin family protein, giving the protein MVKTASTMLPLGSPAPDFSLPNVDGKTLSLSDLPKDKPLLVMFICNHCPFVLHLKSALAEFGDEYQKKGLTIVAISSNDVENYPDDSPEKMKEMAAASGWNFPYLYDESQEVAKAYQAACTPDLFLFDKDHKLVYRGQFDDSRPGNGLPVNGADLRAAADAVLAGQPVPEQQKPSIGCNIKWKDGAAPNYFTGQPAV; this is encoded by the coding sequence ATGGTAAAGACCGCTTCGACAATGCTGCCGCTCGGAAGTCCCGCTCCCGACTTTTCCCTGCCGAATGTAGACGGCAAGACTCTGTCACTGTCCGACCTGCCGAAAGACAAACCGCTGCTGGTGATGTTTATCTGCAATCATTGTCCGTTTGTGCTGCATTTGAAGTCGGCACTGGCTGAGTTCGGCGACGAGTATCAGAAGAAGGGACTGACCATCGTCGCGATCAGCTCGAACGATGTCGAGAATTATCCGGATGACAGCCCGGAGAAGATGAAGGAAATGGCCGCAGCGAGCGGCTGGAATTTCCCGTATCTGTACGACGAATCGCAGGAAGTCGCCAAAGCGTATCAGGCGGCCTGCACACCCGACCTGTTCCTGTTCGATAAGGATCATAAGCTCGTCTATCGTGGTCAGTTCGACGACAGCCGCCCCGGCAACGGTCTGCCTGTAAACGGAGCCGATCTTCGCGCAGCCGCCGACGCCGTCCTGGCGGGCCAACCCGTTCCCGAGCAGCAGAAGCCGAGCATTGGTTGCAACATCAAATGGAAAGACGGGGCCGCTCCGAATTACTTCACCGGACAGCCAGCTGTCTGA
- a CDS encoding NUDIX hydrolase: MTEEQSLHRGRFLELVSQNGWEFVRRANCTTTVAILAVTENDELLFVEQFRPPIGAEVLELPAGLVGDDPGQGTEEVAIAANRELEEETGFTARSLHTLGTFCSSAGLTDETTTICLAVGCRQTGPGGGIGGESIRIHKIPRNEAASWLAERVKSGQLLDGKVWTAFALAERAGFSDLTED, from the coding sequence ATGACCGAAGAGCAGAGTCTGCATCGCGGCCGGTTTCTGGAGCTCGTTTCTCAAAACGGATGGGAATTCGTTCGCCGGGCAAACTGTACGACGACCGTCGCCATTCTTGCCGTGACGGAGAATGACGAGTTGCTCTTCGTAGAACAGTTTCGTCCGCCGATCGGTGCGGAAGTGCTCGAACTTCCCGCCGGTCTGGTCGGTGACGATCCCGGCCAGGGAACCGAGGAGGTCGCCATCGCAGCCAATCGGGAACTCGAAGAAGAAACCGGGTTCACGGCACGATCTCTGCACACGTTGGGAACGTTCTGTTCTTCAGCCGGACTGACCGATGAAACGACGACAATCTGCCTCGCTGTGGGTTGTCGGCAGACTGGGCCGGGTGGGGGGATTGGCGGAGAATCGATTCGAATTCACAAAATTCCGAGAAACGAAGCTGCTTCCTGGCTGGCTGAACGCGTAAAATCGGGACAGTTGCTCGACGGCAAAGTCTGGACGGCGTTTGCTCTGGCTGAGCGTGCCGGCTTTTCTGATCTCACCGAGGACTGA
- a CDS encoding HEAT repeat domain-containing protein produces the protein MDVLRNVARLVLISALGLSFSFPVHADPRLDQQFPPDSGTDSQDVFDTYRQKLSEIQAELAALGRPVPSSLSLAGDGLAFYLDAPYVAQYHTNQRQQRFVLGRIVVLNKTNREVTFNPRKIVLDAGGQKIEFRPVEDFEGYTSFQRERRHYSLSELQVPEQLTAPAGQVASSWVVFNGLPAGTSVPPLKLLIPIDGKTHEFDMSLFGRAQLKWRRETIGPRDVLALTTIHGEVNPLNLATIVDDMTELAVDDVARVIMHFDKEAAAVDPHLLQWFATMAVMAGRESTNQPQFEFPSIPPLISEVHLSSLPDPDHIVRQESVSGPARSHEDLLDAMLAATHGIYESIPLNELIAEIRSGHRLSRYAALVHGAMRLPAGFWSEIAEILNTTDDPALQRAALIALGEFPDPQAVTLLKQSVRSADNAISEAALSSLGSSRFPVHHQALLAMLNESPEIQSRVIGTFAKYPRPEWSDKLYEFARTGNEETRIESLQALNTLGHPQLHDLLVGILKSDDKKLQAIAFEMLAAREDDASRQELIRFALKRIEAEYPDRQSLQAIAKYRVQAAVPTLLGYLEQENSLRDTLINTLAKIGDNRIVEPLLTVYPELEVSEQEAVLRAVGQIDQNSLLDFAPNALLKEDQHLTNVLVSLLQGSTDERAVDVLIALIEKRPEDSPVATSLIRALGGFLSDRSRSYLIKVRDSDSEARSQMAAAALDAMFSRSPVNHIYQQAMSTLRQGDAALAVLQFSLVLDFDSDFPHAIQGRGLAYQHLDQYDQALADFEHLLSIDPRWPSAQGTVGQILISMYRFEDARPYFDRAISQDPKKAVWYSSRGHVNSMLERFPDAEADYRRALELDPELMTAITGVALSLAINGKVDEAVEQLKRGRVQHGDDAIFAYNAACTYTRAAEYLSRHANAAADQKMRIDRLVDSAFEELNRSVKQGYIDANWTRKDPDLELLHEDDRFAAVLDAMKKAQSEASNSR, from the coding sequence ATGGATGTGCTGCGAAACGTTGCACGGCTTGTTCTGATCTCTGCTCTTGGGCTGAGTTTCTCATTCCCGGTCCATGCCGATCCCCGTCTCGACCAGCAGTTCCCTCCAGATTCCGGAACCGACAGCCAGGACGTTTTCGACACCTATCGCCAGAAGCTCTCGGAGATTCAGGCCGAACTGGCCGCTCTGGGGCGACCGGTTCCGTCCAGCTTGTCGCTGGCGGGCGACGGACTCGCTTTCTATCTCGATGCTCCTTACGTCGCTCAGTATCACACCAATCAGCGGCAGCAGCGGTTCGTGCTCGGTCGCATCGTGGTTCTCAATAAAACCAATCGGGAAGTGACATTCAATCCCCGGAAGATCGTTCTCGACGCCGGCGGACAGAAGATCGAGTTCCGCCCCGTTGAGGATTTCGAGGGCTACACGTCGTTCCAGCGGGAGCGACGTCATTACAGTCTTTCGGAACTTCAGGTGCCGGAGCAGCTCACCGCTCCAGCTGGTCAGGTGGCTTCCAGCTGGGTCGTCTTCAACGGGCTTCCGGCCGGGACCTCCGTTCCGCCGCTCAAGCTGTTGATTCCCATTGACGGGAAGACGCATGAATTCGATATGAGTCTGTTCGGTCGGGCTCAACTTAAGTGGCGTCGCGAAACCATCGGGCCGCGTGATGTGCTGGCCCTGACGACGATTCACGGCGAAGTCAATCCGCTGAATCTGGCGACAATTGTCGATGACATGACCGAACTGGCTGTCGACGATGTGGCCCGGGTGATCATGCATTTTGACAAGGAAGCCGCCGCGGTTGATCCGCACCTGCTTCAATGGTTTGCGACCATGGCGGTGATGGCGGGACGCGAATCGACCAATCAGCCGCAGTTCGAGTTTCCGTCAATTCCACCGCTCATCAGCGAAGTGCATCTTTCGTCTCTGCCCGATCCCGATCACATCGTTCGGCAGGAAAGTGTCAGCGGTCCCGCTCGTTCCCACGAGGATCTGCTCGATGCCATGCTCGCCGCGACGCACGGCATTTACGAATCGATTCCGCTCAACGAACTGATTGCTGAGATCCGTTCCGGACACCGGCTCTCGCGATACGCCGCTCTGGTTCACGGGGCGATGAGACTGCCCGCTGGTTTCTGGTCGGAGATTGCCGAGATCCTCAACACGACCGACGATCCTGCCCTGCAGCGGGCTGCATTGATCGCGTTGGGCGAGTTTCCCGATCCGCAGGCAGTCACGCTGTTGAAGCAGTCGGTCCGCAGTGCGGATAACGCCATCTCCGAAGCCGCCCTCAGCAGTCTTGGCAGTTCGCGTTTCCCGGTCCATCATCAGGCGTTGCTGGCGATGCTCAATGAGTCGCCGGAAATTCAGTCCCGCGTGATCGGCACGTTCGCGAAGTATCCTCGACCCGAATGGTCGGACAAACTGTACGAATTCGCCCGTACTGGCAATGAAGAAACACGCATCGAATCGCTGCAGGCGCTCAATACCCTAGGGCATCCGCAGTTGCACGATCTTCTCGTCGGAATTCTCAAGAGCGACGACAAGAAGCTTCAGGCGATTGCCTTCGAAATGCTGGCCGCTCGCGAGGACGACGCCAGTCGACAGGAGTTGATTCGATTCGCCTTGAAAAGGATTGAAGCGGAGTATCCAGACCGTCAGTCGCTGCAGGCCATCGCCAAATACCGCGTGCAGGCCGCTGTGCCGACACTGCTCGGTTATCTGGAGCAGGAAAACTCGCTGCGGGACACCCTGATTAACACGTTGGCGAAGATTGGCGACAATCGGATCGTCGAGCCCCTGCTTACGGTTTATCCAGAACTTGAGGTGTCCGAACAGGAGGCCGTTCTCAGGGCCGTGGGCCAGATCGATCAGAACAGTCTGCTCGACTTCGCTCCGAACGCGTTGCTCAAGGAAGATCAGCATCTGACCAACGTGCTCGTGAGCCTGCTGCAGGGATCGACCGACGAACGAGCGGTCGATGTCCTCATCGCTCTGATTGAGAAACGTCCTGAAGACAGCCCGGTCGCGACCTCGCTGATTCGTGCGCTCGGTGGATTTCTGAGTGATCGCTCACGCAGTTACCTGATCAAGGTTCGCGATTCCGACTCGGAAGCCCGCAGTCAGATGGCTGCGGCGGCTCTGGATGCGATGTTCTCCCGCTCGCCGGTCAATCATATTTACCAGCAGGCGATGTCGACGTTGCGTCAGGGCGATGCGGCTCTGGCCGTGCTTCAGTTCTCGCTCGTACTCGATTTCGACTCCGACTTCCCTCATGCGATTCAGGGCCGGGGGCTCGCCTATCAGCATCTCGATCAGTACGACCAGGCGCTTGCCGACTTTGAACATCTGCTTTCGATCGATCCCCGCTGGCCTTCCGCGCAGGGAACCGTGGGGCAGATCCTGATCTCGATGTATCGCTTTGAAGATGCCCGTCCGTATTTCGATCGGGCGATTTCGCAGGATCCCAAGAAGGCTGTCTGGTATTCCTCACGCGGCCATGTGAACTCGATGCTCGAACGCTTTCCGGATGCCGAGGCGGATTACCGTCGGGCCCTCGAACTCGATCCGGAACTTATGACCGCCATCACCGGCGTGGCACTTTCGCTGGCCATTAACGGCAAGGTCGATGAAGCGGTTGAACAGCTCAAACGCGGGCGTGTGCAGCATGGCGATGACGCGATTTTCGCCTACAATGCGGCCTGTACTTACACTCGAGCCGCTGAGTACCTTTCGAGGCACGCCAACGCAGCCGCCGACCAGAAAATGCGAATCGATCGCCTGGTCGACTCCGCCTTCGAGGAGCTGAATCGGAGCGTCAAGCAGGGCTACATCGATGCCAACTGGACGCGGAAGGATCCCGACCTGGAACTCCTTCACGAAGACGACCGGTTCGCAGCCGTCCTCGATGCGATGAAGAAGGCTCAGAGTGAAGCCTCCAATTCGAGATAA
- the mog gene encoding molybdopterin adenylyltransferase — MSESTPVDQTLTPRIGIVTVSDRASRGDYEDLGGPAIRDYLREVLTTSFEPHAVIIPDEQSLIQTELSRLSDDLGCCLIVTTGGTGPALRDVTPEATEAVCQKLMPGFGELMRKVSLEKVPTAILSRQTAGIRGQSLIINLPGQPKAIRECLDAVFPAVPYCIDLIGGPFLETDPDRLQAFRPKKK, encoded by the coding sequence GTGTCAGAATCAACTCCCGTCGACCAGACACTTACGCCCCGCATTGGCATTGTTACCGTCTCTGATCGCGCCAGTCGCGGCGACTACGAGGATCTCGGCGGCCCCGCCATTCGCGATTATCTCCGCGAAGTCCTGACGACATCGTTTGAGCCGCACGCGGTTATCATTCCCGATGAGCAGTCGCTCATCCAAACCGAGCTCTCGCGACTCTCCGATGATCTCGGCTGCTGTCTGATCGTGACGACAGGCGGAACGGGACCGGCTCTCCGTGATGTGACTCCGGAAGCCACCGAAGCGGTCTGCCAGAAGCTGATGCCCGGCTTCGGCGAGCTGATGCGGAAGGTTTCGCTGGAGAAGGTGCCGACCGCGATTTTGTCGCGTCAAACGGCCGGGATTCGCGGGCAGAGTCTGATTATCAATCTGCCGGGGCAACCCAAAGCCATCCGCGAGTGTCTGGACGCTGTCTTTCCCGCTGTGCCATACTGTATCGATCTGATCGGCGGTCCGTTTCTGGAAACCGATCCTGACCGGCTCCAGGCGTTTCGTCCGAAAAAGAAATAG